A window of Apium graveolens cultivar Ventura chromosome 8, ASM990537v1, whole genome shotgun sequence contains these coding sequences:
- the LOC141677022 gene encoding adenylate-forming reductase 03009-like — MANREKLVKFSSCRGVAFEIKPHLDPFALKHSPILQEPQAPSPRTWLLWGSFSKIVPTSSISLRSASRASSHFCDVDDEEVDDDVYEIDLLVDVEKGHDHVLPLPPPYVKPEQPPQKVVKPKQSRLSVILLDQGLFTVYKRLFMVCLALNITGLVLAATGSFSYARNHAAIFAIGNILVLTLCRSEACLRIVFWMAVNLFGWSWVPLHLKLAITSLLQSLGGIHSGCGVSSVAWLIYALLLTLKDRDNTSPEIIGVASAILGLLFLSCLAAFPLIRHLHHNVFERTHRFAGWASLGLLWAFIILTVTYDPETKSYRDQSKLIRQQEFWLTLAITILTFLPWITVRRVPVTVSAPSGHASLIKFRGGVKAGILGRISPSPLSEWHAFGIISDNKQEHMMLAGAVGDFTKTLVSKPPKHLWVRQVHFAGLPYLVNMYDRVLVVATGSGICVFLSFLLQPCSANVSVLWVAKGIEQNFGKEIQEMVSGFPKEKVIVHDTAVFGRPNVSQMSVDAARKWGAEVVIVTSNPQGSRDVVNACKASGIPAFGPIWDS, encoded by the coding sequence ATGGCAAATCGAGAAAAGCTTGTTAAGTTTTCAAGTTGCCGTGGTGTAGCATTTGAAATCAAGCCTCATTTGGATCCATTTGCCTTAAAACACTCGCCTATTCTTCAAGAACCTCAAGCTCCTAGTCCAAGAACTTGGCTTTTATGGGGAAGCTTTTCCAAAATTGTGCCTACATCAAGCATTAGTCTGCGGTCTGCTAGCCGAGCTAGTAGCCATTTCTGTGACGTTGATGATGAGGAGGTCGACGACGATGTTTACGAAATTGATTTATTAGTTGATGTAGAGAAAGGCCATGATCATGTACTTCCACTGCCACCACCATATGTTAAACCTGAACAACCACCACAGAAAGTTGTTAAACCAAAACAATCTCGATTGTCAGTAATATTGCTCGATCAAGGATTGTTTACGGTTTATAAACGACTTTTTATGGTTTGTTTGGCACTCAATATAACTGGTTTGGTTCTTGCTGCAACTGGGAGTTTTTCATATGCAAGAAACCATGCTGCCATATTCGCTATAGGGAATATTCTTGTCTTGACATTATGTCGAAGTGAGGCATGTCTACGTATCGTCTTTTGGATGGCTGTCAATTTGTTTGGCTGGTCTTGGGTGCCTCTTCACTTGAAATTAGCCATAACTTCTCTCTTACAATCTCTTGGAGGCATACATAGTGGTTGTGGAGTGTCATCAGTTGCATGGCTTATATATGCTTTACTATTAACTCTCAAAGATAGAGACAACACTTCACCGGAGATTATAGGGGTTGCTTCAGCGATTCTTGGACTTCTATTCTTGTCTTGCTTAGCAGCATTTCCCCTAATTCGACATCTCCACCATAATGTATTTGAAAGGACTCATAGATTCGCAGGGTGGGCAAGTTTAGGACTTCTTTGGGCCTTTATCATTCTCACTGTTACATATGACCCGGAAACAAAATCATACAGAGATCAATCAAAATTAATCAGACAACAAGAGTTCTGGCTAACACTTGCCATCACAATCCTAACGTTCCTCCCGTGGATAACTGTTAGACGTGTCCCGGTTACGGTCTCTGCACCATCTGGTCATGCTTCATTGATAAAGTTTAGGGGTGGAGTCAAGGCTGGAATATTGGGAAGAATTAGTCCCTCACCATTATCTGAATGGCATGCGTTTGGCATCATTTCTGATAATAAGCAAGAGCATATGATGCTTGCTGGTGCAGTTGGTGACTTCACAAAAACCTTAGTATCGAAACCTCCAAAACATTTATGGGTTCGGCAGGTTCACTTTGCAGGGCTGCCTTATCTAGTAAACATGTATGATAGAGTTTTGGTGGTGGCTACAGGTTCAGGTATTTGTGTTTTCCTTTCCTTTTTGTTACAACCATGCTCGGCCAATGTCTCTGTGCTTTGGGTAGCTAAAGGGATTGAGCAAAACTTTGGCAAAGAAATTCAAGAAATGGTCAGTGGGTTTCCCAAAGAGAAGGTAATTGTTCATGACACGGCAGTTTTCGGAAGGCCTAATGTGTCTCAGATGAGTGTTGATGCTGCTAGAAAATGGGGAGCTGAAGTTGTGATTGTTACTAGCAATCCCCAAGGCAGTAGAGATGTCGTAAATGCTTGCAAAGCATCGGGGATTCCTGCATTCGGACCCATCTGGGACTCGTGA